The segment CAGCATCAAACAAAAATTCTCATCCAATACAAAGTTGTCTCACCTTATCAAGTCCAGcatccacacactgacacacacactctcacacactgctCTCATGCCGCGACATAAAGTCAAACCTAAGGACGCTCAGGCTTCTTTTATACTGTAGCCATGCCTGTCACCGGCATTGTTCCTCCTCGCCATTGTCCGCCAAATATCGAagtgtctctctcacacacagaaagtaCTGACCTAgtacaggaaaaaaacaaacatcaaaagCAAACAGGCAGCCCTCTTTATTATACCCGTCTTTCTAAGGCCTTTGTTCACACAGATTCAAACTATTGTCGTGTCGTGGAGACAAAGTGTAGCTTGATGAAGATGAAACccaacaagacaaaaaaaaaaagatagaataTACTCGCCAGACATGTTTTTGCTGTATCCAGTGATGTTACAGAGGGCAGGACAAAAGCTGGTATGATATCTGAGTATGATATCATCGTGAGACCTAGCGAGACATAACAGTGTTTATTCTTTACGTGGACAAGGAAAACCTTTTTGTCAGAAATCGTATTTAGATGAAGTGAGAATAACAGTGACTCGGCATATCGTGTGTTCATATGTATGTCTTTGCATCGCTAGTTCTTCTGCTTTCCCATCAATCTTAGAGTAAACTGTTAAAAAGTGGGAAATCACTGTTACATCCTGTCCTGCTCATGTGGATCAGTCTCATCCAGCTGAGATGAACAgtgtccttcctctcctcttccagccTCTTCCATCTCCCCAGGTGTCCCCCTCATGCTGCCGGTTCCCagcaggcttttttttttttatccacacATGGGGACGTTTGGTTTGTAACTCATAGCCTTCATAGAGTCCACATGCCCTCCCTAAGGTGTCATTCCAACCGTGAGGGTGAAAGGTGATAGTGTGCTCCCCCTCTCACTCAGGTGCAAAGCTGAGGTGACACACAAgatgcctttgtgtgtgtttgtgtgtgtgtgtgtgtgtgtgcgagagagagtgaACGGTAGAGTGAGACCTTGCACATGCGGCGTGCTGCGTGTACTACACCGCATGTGCCGTATATCCATATCATTTGTAAATCTGAGAGGAGCATGTGCCGCTCAAACGTAGACAGGACGCAAAGTCCTGCACAGACTTTTGTGTTAATATAAGAGGACTGAACACGTGTCTTGTCCGCTGATGTAATCCCCATATCTCCATGCTGTAGATCTCTATTGTCATTATACTCAGGTATCATGCAATGTAAGAGGCTTCTCTCTCCAGACAAGATGAATAAGCATGAAAAACAACGATAATAGCAAATATCTATATACAATTAACAGATAAAGGCATATTTACAAAAAGTACAAGATTTGCAGACACTTTGCCATACCAAAGTTGACATAGCACATGTGTCTTACTGGCCATGACCGTGTGTGTGAGCCAACATGCACGACAGCAGGACACTGGAACTAAAACAGATAAATGGAATTTAGATTCAGCTTTATCACTTCCATGATACACGTTACAGCGTACATGGGAGTGAAATGCCGTACTCTGCAGGTCAGGGTGAaggtcacatttaaaacaacataacacacattcaaacttATTATCTATGttacaaagaaatgcaaattgAGCATATCTGTCATCCTTGTTGGAGGGAGAGATAGGGAGAAGCTTcataatttgtgttattatttacatctgcttttcctactgtgacatgtcaaaatgttggCTGTGAAAAGCCTATTTTGACATTTCCCGTTGAGGAAGCCACAGGCcgacattacaaaaaaaaaaatatataaaaatacgTACTGTCTCGTGTACCTGTTTATAAGATttctgcctctacctccaacaatttaaatcaataaaatattatataataacattttatcaCAATATTGACAGATATCATGACCAAGTGCATTTTGAGATACAGTTTAGGTACAGCCTATGGGAATGCATGAAATACGTGTGTTTGATTCTTGAGTCATACAAATCTTATGTTTCTTTTTAGCTTTTCCTATAATGGTGAACTATATTGTGAGAAATGAAAGATATAACACCTTTGTATACACGTTAGGGAAATCCTCTGATGTTCAATGAATTTATATTGTGATATACTGTGCATCATCATATCATGCAACCTGTAGCTCATGGAGAATAGATATAGAAAATTGTCTTTTTATTGTAAAGACCAACTTCCGATTTAACGCTTGCATATTTCTGGAGTATTCATCGTCTTTGCCTTGTCTGCGTTAAATAAATAGAAGACATAACCTCATGTTTGAAGGTGAGTGTCTGTAACGTTGGGTTAGTGTTGGTCCAGGAAACACCTGACCACAGGAGGCCACACAAAGACGTCTCTCCCATTCTACCGAGTCAAGCATCAATTATTCAGCTCGCTCTAAATGTGGGACAAGAGGAGGTCAGGCGAGATTCTCTTCCCATGCTGAGAGTGATGCTGACTTGCCAGAaggctgatgatgatgatgatgatagtgatgatgatgatcagagtgataataataatagagttATTACTACTGCTGAAGTGGATTTGATGATGAGTGATGAGTCAGTACAGAGGGACACAGAATAGCTCGGCGTTGTCTTGGCTCAACACAGAGCTATTCTTGTGCACACAGTGGGCCATTGAAACATTTCAGCACAGATAAGCCTGGATGATGACACAGACGGAGCGTGCTGATACAGTATGGATGAACCCGCTCGGCACAGTACCCcgtgttgccatggcaacaatgTAAAGCCCTTTCGACAAGTGTGGAGGGTCAGGGAGAGGAGTTGCGATAGTGCAGGAACCGGAGGGGTGGGCCCTGAGCAGCTTCTGAAGGTGAACTTTGTTGCTCTCTCACATTTCTTGTCCTTTTCGATCAATGCTACAGtgttaaaccccccccccggTGTTAAATGATGAACgatgaaattaaaaacttttttttcccccgtgGAAGAAACTGAGTCCCACTGTTctcagagagaagctgatgcTCAGACTGGGGCAGCCAGGAGCGGAGGACACCGGTTGTGTGGCTGCAGTGATTTCGATGCTGGTATGGTGCGCTGCAGCCAGAAACCTCTACAGCGATGATGAACttcatcatgtgttcatgtgttgtCCTGCTGGACCTCATGGCAGTCCACAGTGAGTACTTTTGAGAAGAAAATATGTGATGCTTTGCTCATTGGTAAATGTTGGATTCTTTTGCATTTCAAGGAGATGTCCAGTTTACGGTTTCTCTTATTAATCAGCAACCATTGTGCTGtggtactttttattttgtctgttttttcagTTGAAAGGAAAAGATTTTTTAAAGGCAATAATGGGTTAATAGAGTTAAGGTAGGGATGGTGTGATGTTTGTGAAAGTTTTTCATCTTATTTGTTGAGATTCTCTTTaaagagaaaaagtaaaaggccGGCTTTGGCCTTCACAGGACTGTGGTAAACATGTCTGATTCAGGCCGAATTAAATGATTGGTCGACACACCTGACCGAGCTGCCTGCCTGTGTCCACCCAGTCTGTGCTCTGGTGTGCATGACCGGAGTCTTCAGTCGGAGAGACATACATTACTGAAGTAGAGACGATAGTCAAAAGTTAGCCACTGAGCAAGTGAGACCACGAAAAAGATGGTCTAGCAGTTGTGAGTCAGTGCACGTTCAGGAGAGTTGACGAGAGGCCCGATGGGACGGGGTGGGATGTATTTGTTGCAAAGTGTAGCGTGCTGTTGCGAATTGCAAAACTGCAAACTGTCATTTTGATACTTTAGTGTTTCTATGGATTCAACCAATGAGATGATGATAACCTTTTCTGTGATGGTAgatttagttagttagtttgccCAGCCTAGTCCTAGTCTCTGTTCGAAGCTCAGCAAACCAGCTCCCAGCTtcagtttcatattttctgtattgataAACAAAATAACTGCATTCTTTTAAATGGCTTTCCTCTATTTTACAGGATCAACCGGTTAGTTTGTGATTACTCCTCATTAGTGATCATCTGAaattcaaacacatttccatCCACTGTCAGAGGAAATACTCCTGTTCCCACCATGTCTTAATGTATAGCCTGAAGGCAATGTACAGAAGACGAGCTGTTACGTAAGGCAGGTACAGTACAGGGAGAGCCCCCCACACTCTAATGTTTCAGAGAGCGAGGTGTTGGGATGAGAAGGTCAAGTTATATTGGATTACATTCATTACACAGTGGCCTCCCAGGTGACAGAGAACCACTAGGTGGGATAAATAGGAAGGGGTGGGGGACTCGctctttacttttctcttttgttcacTAAAggcttgttgtgttttataaGATTGGCTTTTTAAGTGTCACTGAAATCCATACCTGGTGAGGTGTCACTTGCAGGTGCTTTGGATATTTAGCGATAAAGGTGAAAACATGGTCCTCACTACAGTTAATTCAGAATCCATTTAATTTAACCCTAATCTTCATGTCATTGGATTTGGGGAGGAAGACATTCTACCAGGGGAAAAAATAACTTATAATCTTCACAGACCcattaaactatttaaaatcgATCTATCACAGCTCCTTTTCCCCCCATCtcttgtcagtgtttgtttttccacacagGCCATGTGCTCATGCAGGGCCGTATCGTAGGTGGTTACACCGCTGCACCAAACTCCATCAGATACATTGTGTCACTGCAGAGCTCCAGGGGCCAACACTTCTGCGGTGGATCATTGGTTCACAGGTACTGGGTGCTGACAGCAGCACACTGTAACATCGGGTAAGACTTTTATTATAGCTGCCACCATTCAGCTGTTAGGACTGTTAGAACTCACAAAGATACATTTTCATGATTTCTATGTTAAGAAGGTTACATGCTTCTTTATGGTTTAATATAGAAATGTAATGTCTGTGCTATGGGCCTATCAATGGAAATGTTGGCCAGTCTAATGTCCACTTTGGTGCAGAATCAAATACCTCAACATCTGTTGGATGGATTACCAGGGTTCATGCTCCCCAGatgatgaatcctaatgacttgGGTGATCCCATAGGGTTGACCAAatgccaaatatattgacattgAGATCAGCCTCATCTCATCATAGTGCTGATTGGCaaatattagcatgctaacacaccAAACTAAGAAGGTGAACATGATGAACATGACAATTACTGAACAACATCATGTTCGTCTTGCCATTGTGAGCCTGTTACCATGCCGGCATTAACATTTAGTTCAAAGCACCGCTGTGCCTATTAGCCGCCAGCTTGGCTGGAGACTCAATGACATTCCTCTGGCATTCTTTCAGTAGAATCTGTAGAAGTCACTGTGTAGAGGCAAAGTTGGCATGATTTAATTTAGTGAGCAGATGGCCCCAACAGATGCCTAAAAGCAAGCATCCATTCTGCCACGACTAACGTCAAAGTGATACAGCTTGATCATGACGCACAGTAAACCTCAGACAGCACACGAATACAGTTGAGTAGGCTGACCTTGGTACATCATcttggtgtatgtgtgtgtgtgtgtgtgtgtgtgtgtgtgtgtgtgtgtgtgtgtgtgtgtgtgtgtgtgtgtgtgtgtgtgtgtgtgtgtgtgtgtgtgtgtgttggtgttcgagagagagagagggtccaGGAAATTGGCTGTATTTCTGTTATACTGTCCCAGCCTAACAGTAAGCTGTTCCTTGGCAGAGAAACACCACATGGCTTCACAGCGGTCACCTATGGGCTCACTCTGTGACTTTGTAAACTGGCCATAATTATTAATGAATGTCATTCAGCATCGCCCCCAGCCTCCCTGCTCAATGATATGTCATCTGATTCAGTAAAATTACCACAGAAAAGATGACAAAATaagaagctaaaatatcatAATCATGATCGCtctgatttgtgttgttgaaaATAGACCTGTGCAGAtttttccatctctttcttAGAAGTGCTCAGCAACGATCAAATCTCAAGACCTTGATCTATCTTGTCCTATATTTGTGGATGGAAATGGTATAACATTGAAATGACTTGTCTTCTAGGACAGAACACATGATGATTGTGGCCGGCGACTACATAGTGAATAACTTTGAGGGTTATGAGCAGTATGCTAAACCCCACAGGCTGGTCACCCACCCCCTCTACAACAGGAGCACTAACAACGCTGACATCATGCTCATTAAGGTACTGCACAAACAGAGATCTGCACAAACAATGTTACTGGTGTTATCAGTGCCTATTTCATCGTCATCCCTCTGCTTTGCTTGATGTCCTGTGTTTCACCAGTCTACCATTACTCTCTGCAACCCAGTaggcaaaaaaaacataacaaaatccATGTTAAATATACTTTGATCTACAAAGACATCTTTACCTTTATGATGaccagtggctggaggcattatgttttggggttttcttcaaatttggtacgaACATTCTGGTGGACCCAAGGATGACCTAATTTTGGATGATCAAAGGTCATTGTCaccttaaaaaaatatgtttttggtcttgtgaacacaacatctcagaaacaccttgagggaattacCTCATATTTGGTGCAAAAGTCCAGTTGGACTCAAGGGTCACCTTAAATTTGGTGGTCGaaggccaaaggtcaaggtcagtgTCACCTCACGAAACCATTTTTGCTTCtagaacattttatattaaaacacCTCAAGAGAGTCCTTTCAAATTTGAAACAAGTGTTCACTTACACTCACTAGATTTGggtggtcagaggtcatggTGGCCCTTACAAAACCTCTAGTACGTAGAACCAGTTGAAAATCATCATTTGATCTACAGACAATATGGAAAAATAGTGATGCGTGCATCTTTAATAAATGTCAAGATATTTAGAATTTGCTGATACTGTCACATACTCACGTAGAATCTGTCCTGCTTTTCTGTGCAGTTGCGGGCCCCCATGGTGCTGAACAAATATGTGTCGCTGGTGCCTCTTCCCAGGCAGGGGACGGGTGTAGTTGAAGGCCGGGTGTGTCGGGTGTCTGGGTGGGGCTACAACAGGCTGGGCGAAGGCCAGGCCCGTTTCATCCTGAGGACGGTCAGAGTGCCCATTATTTCAACTGCAAGATGTAACAGCAGTGAGTCATTTAATGGAAATATCACAGCAAACATGATCTGTGCTGGCTACAGGACTGGAGGAAGAGATGCATGCAAGGTACAGGGATCGAATCCTTTCAAACCTTCTATCATTAGTGTCAAGCAATAAATGTGAGCGGTTCCAGCTCTGAGATGAAGTGGGTGTTGGGATCTGTCCGATCTGGTCCATGGTGACCAACATAATCATCTGATCCTTGAAAGGCCATTACTCTGTTATTGAAATAACATATTCTCCAAGGCACTGGCCATGGTTCCCAGTGTGTATCAAATGGCACAGGGGGATTACGCTTTTCATCAGCTCACATTAGAGCGAAACAATAACAGTTTTTTAGGAAGCTCATCCCCATGACACTGTGGATACAGTTCATCATGTCAGCGTAGTTCAGCTACAAGCTTTTATTAAACAGACGTGGCGGTCCACCCTGAGGGAACTGTATTATGAAAGTTGCAGAAGAGGCAACAAAGCAACCCTGAAATAGCTCCAGGAGAGAAAACCTTGCTGTAGATTAAAGGTACAGTGACGGCCATTTGTTGGCAAAAACAAACTGCGTGCGAGGATTTGGCTATGAAAGaatctctgcctctgcctttgtTGAGAGAAGAAAATGACATGAAATTCAATGTGTGATATAGCGATATCCTATATAAGGAGCTGAATGACATATTAAAAGTGTTATATTTAATGCCACAGTAGGcaactttgtgtgtttacatgtacaAGTAGAAGAAAGACGATTATAGAAGACTGCATCACATTATaaaagggttaaaaaaaaaaaaagatacaccTGTCCTGAAAAATAACATTGGGCTTTTCTGCTGGAATTGTGCTGTTACTGTAGACCAGCCACTTTTTGTCAGTTTCAGATATCAGTGTCTGCCTCTTCAAATGCCCTGATCCCTTATTGAAAAAGTGAATTTagcaaaacagcaaacagaagGTAAATTCACATGTTAAGGCCTGGCTGGTTTTCAGACTGTATGTAAAATACAGATTTACAACAGGAATGGGGATATtgtaaaaatgcatttcaaaatatgaattttgTAAGGACATTTTCTCGATCaataaatttagttttgatAGATTTATGATTTCACATTGAATATTTGGTTTGAAGTTATTATAATATTCTTGAGTGTTTTGCCTGATCTCCCACACAGAAGTGACCTGACGGGCCGGAGACATCTGAGCCACTTGAGTAGTAAATGCTTTTTGAAACGGTTGCCGCCACCAAGGCCCCACTGCTACGACTCTTTGTATCACTTAGTGTATCCTGTAACACCAATCAAAGACATTAAAGCAGCTTGACGACATGTGACATGATGGAGGGTGTGGTCTCGTCCTCGCAGGGTGACTCCGGCGGCCCGCTGGTGTGCGGGGGGCGTGTCTACGGTGTGGTCTCCTGGGGCAACGGCTGCGGGGATGCTAAGTTCCCGGGAGTCTACACGGTGGTGTCCAAATTTCGCCGGTGGATCGATAAAACCATCTATGGATCCTACATCCGCTGCCCCAAATATTAAAGAAACGTATAAAACTAAGATGATTCAAGTTTTATGTTTAAAGCTGCTTCTGTGGAAAATGTGCAGAGATTCTCATCCACTGGACTAGATCCATAGATTTAGTTCTCTAGAGgcagatgtgttttcattcagtcaTGATCTGATTTTTCTGATAATGTTTTGAATAAAGGTGATCCATCTCATATTGTCAGATTGGCTGTAAACGGTGCAACAGTGTATAAACCTACTGTTCATGTGTCATTCCAGTCTTCATTATTGAACTTTTATACCAAAATTGAATGGCaataaatattcagatttgGAAAATGTGTGGGATGATTTGTGTCAAAATTCAATGGTGAATCCATTTCTTTGCCTGCAATGCACAAACCAAACTCTGGCTCTGTAGGGGGCCTATTGTATTCATCTCACCTGAATGTATAGTGCACAGCAACATGTAAACTTTCTCAGGGCCAAAGAAATTAGCATCATTTTCATGACTCATCGCATTGTGAGGTTTACGAGCCAGACGAGTACACACGGGTGGGGCCATTGGGAGAAACAAAGCAAACCTTGAAAACTATTTTGGGTCATGCAAATAggcaaatgttttttcttcagaaGACCGGATGCCATCTTTGAGTCCGGTAAGTGTCTCCTATTATGCATCTGTGGTTCCTCCAATTGGACTTCCAGGTTTGGTCACTGTGACGGGTACTTGAGACCAAATGAACCCACGAATGCACGTCCCTGCTTTGTTTAAATCACGGCTATTTTGAAGTATGAACGTGGCCTTAGGGACGACCAGGAGCTCTCCTTGTTGATCTGAGGCTGCACTTTacacacagctgctcctcaTTGGGGAGTT is part of the Hippoglossus hippoglossus isolate fHipHip1 chromosome 5, fHipHip1.pri, whole genome shotgun sequence genome and harbors:
- the LOC117761703 gene encoding trypsin-like; amino-acid sequence: MMNFIMCSCVVLLDLMAVHSHVLMQGRIVGGYTAAPNSIRYIVSLQSSRGQHFCGGSLVHRYWVLTAAHCNIGTEHMMIVAGDYIVNNFEGYEQYAKPHRLVTHPLYNRSTNNADIMLIKLRAPMVLNKYVSLVPLPRQGTGVVEGRVCRVSGWGYNRLGEGQARFILRTVRVPIISTARCNSSESFNGNITANMICAGYRTGGRDACKGDSGGPLVCGGRVYGVVSWGNGCGDAKFPGVYTVVSKFRRWIDKTIYGSYIRCPKY